Genomic segment of Diachasmimorpha longicaudata isolate KC_UGA_2023 chromosome 14, iyDiaLong2, whole genome shotgun sequence:
CTTCACGAGTAAATTTAATCGGTTTGGGTTTCGGACAGTTGGAGGATATCATGTGACATCATGTGATTTTTGGATTGGGCCTAATCAATTGGGAAAAGCATTTCGATTATTTGATTCACGTGATGagttgagattatttttcatcgaattttctCCGGAGAATTTCGAAAGAATTTTGTTTGGATTGGGATTTTATGGGTGGAAATGTCAAATTTTGGGGGAGAGCTGGACTGGGTAGTCGGGTTTTTCAGTGGAATTTGGAAATTCACAATTgtcgaatttttttagaaaattaatatcaCTCTCCTGATGTTTTCTATTAGAACCAGAAAATTACTTGAGAAATTTTCCTATTGTCTCTCGAAATTGTTATCACATCCCGATTTTCCCGAAATACCGctcttgaaaattcaaatcattTATGGAACAATCAGTGAATGCCCTCAATTTTCTATCAACtgttttacaaaaatttcaggaaattaAGAAAGTTGGGTCTAATTTActgcaaaaattatatttttgctCTTAAGCTTTTGTCCTCTCATCCAAATTTTTCGAATGTCCTTAGACCCAACTCCCAAAAGCGCGCGATAATGATTCTCCAAACCGACAAGTCATCATGAAGATTAAATGAATTACGTCatagttttttctctcagtgtggaGGATGAACATGTAATCTCATCATTACTTCATCTCACTACTTAAACCACTGTATGGGCGTTTTCACATTCTTATCGAGGTGATTTTCATGCGTGATAGGGTGCCCGGAAATATTTCGAAACACGAAATCGACCCAAACGACTGGAGGTGGCAATTGGTTGTTCTGATTCCCACAATTGCGCACTTATCTTCAACGATTTCGTCGAGATTTCATTTGCATGAGGTACGGATAGAGGGAAGTATTCAATCATTGCTCTCAATTATCCTGGGATGCACATTGTAAATTTATCTTTATTACAAGAAAATTACATCACTAATTTGtacatataaaatataaatatcatACAATTGGTTTTATACAAAGATGGTCTTActggattatttaaaaatgttttttttttcgttttcattgCAGACGGAGTATCTGGTATATCACGGTAATAATTCCgtcccatttatttatttattttttttggcagTGCTTCAACACATTTGACATCGACAGTATTAATAGTGATTcagattcttcaatttttggtCAAGTCTTAATGTTCAAGCGATTAACAATTATaacggatttttttaaatgagttCTTGTGCATTTCATAGACTAGTggatttgtttaattaattggaaCAAGGAGATCGATTTAGTATTTTTCTAATGGAGGAAAACGAATGATTAGAATTGATTTACTCGGCAACaggtaaataattgataaaatttgaaTCATCAAATAATTGCGGGTAGAAATAAGGGTGGGGAGTCATTCTATctacattttttaatctcgAGTATAATTTGGGATCGGGGAGAACCAACTATCCAGTTAATACGGACAAATCTCGATTCGAAGCTGTAAAATTGTTCTCTACACACCTCAGTTTCTCTCAACATTGCTAACAAATACTTGTTTCTTTGCGATttaaaattacaattaatttattctctcTCCCATACAATTCATCTCTCTTTCTAGTGAAGTACAGAGCGCTACCTCGTGCGGTAATTGCGATTTAACGATTAAAGCTACGGTAATATGTTGAATGAATCGTGCGTGAAGTACATTTGTCTCTATTTTCACTGGGTACAGCTCTCGCTTATTATCTGATGATTGATATTTGGCAGtttgtggtattttttttagcgTAATCGAACACTTATTCTCTCTCCTCATTCGTCTCTCTGTCGACACCactgttgaaatatttttcctgaaattctGGGTACACTTattgggattttttatcaCTAAGAGATTTAATGGAATTTGAAAGAATTTTCTCATGGAAAATTCGAATCTTTAATTGCAAATTCAATTACTTCATGAGAGTGAATAGATTTGTGGATAATTCAGGAAAGGAAATGTTAGAGTATATTGAATTCTTcatgaaattcatttgaattagAATATATAGgattctaaaaataaatcagttCAAACGATTTATTTGGGCTCAATTATTTACTGGCAATTTATGGAacgaaaatgaggaaaatatatttttatattttacaaaattgcAAATTCAGTTTTGCAGTTAAAAAActggaaattcattgaattttcaaggaaATCAGAACTTgtctaatatttttctaacCCTAATCGAGTTCACTGTTACTCTCTTGAATTTATTAATCAGTTGTTTAtgtaatttcaatatttttccaacagtGAAGAGTCTCGCACAAGAAATATATCAGTCTTTCCTGGTTTTCTATGGTaaattcgatatttttataGTCCATTAGATTAAAATGCTGTTCGAATTGACTCAGATgatgacattaaaaaattgtcttagTTTATTCATTGACTATTCAAGTGgctgtttttcgttttttgtcaTCAGTCGGAATTATTACACCACCTCataatttccatttaattaattctggaATAATACTTTGGCAATAGCCGACAGTCTTTTAATTGGATGATTAATGAGGCGATGGGTTTAGTACGTCGGCAATGATAagtattgattaattgatgcaAATTGAACATTTCGAGTGGATGATTTCACCGATTTAATGGAGGCCTAAGGGTAATTATAGTCATCATGATATTCGCTTTTCCGATTTCCGATGGGTTGGGTGAGAATCGAAACATGTCACTAGGAGAACGTGACTCTTGCAGGCTTCTACCCTTTTTTGGAGGATCGACGTTTctgcctccagggcctccagGAAGGACGGATCGCGCCAGTCCATGCTGTTTTCAACGTGCACTAgaaagataataattattcattacccCCTCGATAATTACATTAATATTCGATGTTCATTCATCGATTTTCATTTGATCATCGACATCTTGGCTACGAGTAAATATCTTTCGAGATAATTCAACAGTTAAGACGAcataaaaaactttttaatGGTTTCAATTAATCTCCTAATGAATCAGTATCTCATAAAGATAAGTTTATCTTGAAAGCCAGTTCATTAGGAGAAACTTCATAAGACCTCTTTTGTAAGTCGCAAGAatatcgattaaaaaattgtgcaaatcacagcaattaatttaatatcgaAAATCACAGAAATATTGTTATGATTCTAATAACAATTTCAACTCACAGTCATAGGTCCATCTGTCGTCCGGTATCAACAATCGCTTTTTGGCATTTCTGAGTTCAATCTTAAGTAGGCGCTGGCGCAGTCGTAGGTTGTTTATCCTGGACATCGTGCCACGTGGCTCCGAGCGTAGACGACCTCGTCGATCCAGTATTTCCACGTCCTCGTCTGTGTAAACGAGTATCACGGGCCCCTCCAGCTGTTCCTGCTGCACGTACTCTCCCAGCTGTCCCACCGCTGAAACACCCGCACAACGTCGAAGTTAGAACACCCAGTGCGCCACCtgagaaaaatgattattcttACGGAGGAGAGaagttacagaaaaaaaattgtcaagacCGCAAATGAAAACTTTTCGATGAAATTAACAAGGGGCCACTTAACGTGTCAATTAATCTctcaaatttttgtttttgtctactaattaatttattactccGGTCAATTGATCGAGAAGAATTTCCAGTCATTGTTTcctctttttctttatttttctgtaAATTAGTGAATGTGTTCTCTAGAATGGTTTTGGAATTGATCTCGGCAGCTTTACCTTGATGCTCCTGAAGAGCACTGGTCTGCCTAGACGAATCACTGGCGATACTGCATGTCTCACTGTCTCTGACCACACTATCGTAACCCGAGCTCTCAGCTCTGTGTCTGGAGAGTGTAGCCGGCGAAAGTTTAGCTGCCTTTGGGGTGGAATCTGCCCCTGAATCGTAACTCTCTCGGCTCAGACCGTACGACGAGCCGAGACTCAGAAGTTTCCGCTGCATTCTACCCGAGGACGGTAGAGAGGACGGAATTGATAGTTGCAGAGGGACATTCACTGGAAGAAATCAAGGGCTATTAGCCTCTAATTGAGCTTGCAAAGAGGAAAAGATTGCCACCTCGTTATTGAAATGATACGGAATTTCAAAGATGAAGAAGTTGGTGGTGAATTATATGgcaacacaattttttttctcatcaaagaattttttcctcgaatCGAAAGAAGTCAATAACGTCATTGACTGACTGATCTAAACAAATCaatgatgtttttttaaaaaaatcgttatttgACTGAACTGTTcacattttccccaaaaatttccaacaaacCTGGAACTTTCGTCTCCTCTTcaatatccgattttcctgtGACAGTTCTCTCCGATCTTTCAGCAgtggtgaacaattttttcgctTCAATGTACTCCTCCTCGGGATCCGATCCTGATGCTCCATTACCGGGTATCCTCTCGATCTCCTCTTTTAAATTCGGATTAGACGCACCATCGGGATGTCTGAGACTAGATATATTGCACTCGCCCAGTTTTCCACACAATCTCCTGGGACTCGCCAGATGAGCGACACTGCTGGGATACCAGTACGATGCTGTTGCTGGACGAGACATGCTCTGACGACAGTTATCACAGATCTTCTCCTGCTCGGCTTTGCCCACTATGTACGCGGGCTCGCTGTAGATGCTCCCGTGGTTGCTCGCGTTGTCATTGAAGAGGACGtcggatagagagagagactgacAACGCGATGGGGGGCGGAAGACGTTTGCTAGATGGGGGAGAAGATTTCATGAAGAgaacaaattttcattgaaaacctGTGATTATTGTAATGTTCAAAGGGAATGAGCGATTTCAGGGAAATGGCACGAAAGGGTCAGACCTTATTTCCCAAAATTAAATGTTAACTTCCTTagtatcaattttaaaaaatatcaaaccgTTCGAATAAATCTTTAATTAAACTTTGATGTATTCAggtaaaataaatgatttaaagGGAAATGAGGGGAGGGGGTTTAACGATTTTAAATGTCGAATTTTTCTGATGCGGTAATTTACGTAATTTTGTAGACGAGAGAGACATCGTTTCATTCcctcattaaataaaaaagttaatttaataaatcacTTACAAGTGACATCCTTAACGCTAACAGCCGATGAATTCTCCCTCTGATAAGTCACAGAATTTGAAACATTAGCCAGTGCCAATTTACTCTGATACAGCTCATGCAGCCTCGCCAACTGATCGAATTTATGCCTCGTCTCCTGTTCAAGGAAATCCTCATGATCGAAATACGGTCTGGGTAGTACTCCCATACCAGCATTAACGCCTTGTTGAAATTGTGGTTTGTATCTCTCACTGTCTGACATGACTGACATGGAATCCGTAAACGTTGAGACAATAGTTAGATTCTCCTGACTGAGTATCCTCAGTGGATGTTCCTCCTGATCGCTCTCGGGCAATGGATTTTCCCCCATGCACAATGCAATATCCTCCTCGGTGACTTGTAGACAAGAGTCCTGCATGGGCACGGGTTCGAGATCTTCCACCTCAACAATCTCAAGGATTTCATCCTCGGATGATAATGAATGCCTCGACGGAAGGATGTCTTTGTGGGATAAATTGAGGCTTTCCATGGAAACTTCTCTGCTAACTCCGTTACTAAGTGGCTCGATGAGGGGTAGAGGAGGTGGTACAACTATTTCTTCGTCGTCATCCTCATCCTCTTGAGCGCTATCCAGCCGACACTGGCCGATGCTCTCCTCCATACCTGGACTCGCTGTTAGATCCAGACCGGAATCATCATTCGACTTGATGTTGAGAAGATTTAATTTGGCACCGTGCTTTTCAGAACAGTCTTCCACATCAGTCGCCCTTAAGCTATCGCTTCCCACAGTCGACAACGAGGTGTCATCCTCACCATCCTCAAAGCTCCGGAAGCTTCCCATGTCCCTGAAAATCCCGGGCTTCGTGTCCTTGGAGGCTGTCGATGTTGATGCAGCGTGCTTTGCCCTCTGAATTTGGGACGATTGATTCTCCACCCATTTCCGGATCATGATCTTCTTGTGATTGTCCATAAAACCATACCCCCCATGTTGCGTCGACGATGAATTCAATCCAGGTAATGCAGAGCTCAGCTGCATCGGTCCATCAATCCAAGTCTCCCTCTTATGATGAGGATCTTTGAGCAGATGACGGGCCTCAGCAACTTTGGACTTTGATATTCTTGGGCCATCGATCCATTGTTCGTCAGATCCACCTGTCGTACCAGCTGGCAGTTTGCTATTCGTCGGAGAATCATTTCCCCCTTTGGATGATGAAGTGGGTACTTTGGTGGatgatatttttctcacaGGACTTGCTTTGGGGGTCGCTGAGTGAGCTGGTGACGTTTGCTTGGATGCCGTCTGGGTTAAGCTCTTGACAGCCTTCGGGGCTTTATGCGCTGGACTACGTTCCTCCGGGATTTTCGTCGGTCGTTCGGCGGCCGATCCCCGGAGTGCACGTCCCATTGCACAACGATTGTCACCGGAATTTAAACTTGGTAAATAGACAGGTGGATGCTCACCGTCTGTAGCATCATCAGCACCGGGTCCTACGTATATAACAGTATCAGCTGATAAATCACTCGATGATGGATCACACTCACTGGTTTGTCTCGCTGCCTCTTCCCCAGAACTTCCACCGCTACCATTACCCTGTGCACCACCACTAACAAATTTAATCTTTCGTCTACGCATTCTGTGAATTCGTGATGCTAATTGTACTGTTGTCAGGGTCTCCGTGTAGTGTTGGGCATTTGGTGAGACATGTGCTATCATCGCAGCATGACAGGTTAATGACCCGAGACACTCCTTCAGGAGTTGCGTCAATTTGTGCTCTTTGTAGGGGAGATGCTTCTGCCCATTGAAGATCGCTAGTAAAATATTACCAAGTCCCGAGAGTGGTATACCCCCTGCGGCTTTACCTCTGTCCGAGTTACCCAGGTCCATTAAGTGAAGTCTACTTCTACCACCGgcaactgaaaatatttccccggaaaaatggaaaattctttTGATTTATCATGTACTCCATGAGACTCGAaggagaaaatatttcccaGGATATTTTCACGAAAATCACGGGGAAATTAATACTCTGGACAATTGCTTACCTCCACCCTTGCCAGCTACACTGTATTGATAGACGTGAAGGGTGTACAGCATGTGAGCATCACTGTCTTCACGTTGACGACCAGCAACCGCTGCATCCAAGTAAAATGCTGCCCTCTCCGCCGTAGGAGCTCGAATTTCGCTGTGTTGTTGGAGGGAAAGAGACCCAAAAAATGGATCATCGCGGAGGTAGACAGCCGGCGACTGCTCAGAATCTGAAATCATTGAAGTGCTTGATCGTTATATGAAGAGGTATTTTACAGGGGAAAATCCTTGAAAGCTTTTGCCAGGGGTTTTCTCATCTTTCCAAAGCTCACTTATGGGGATTTATTCACAACCTGTATGGCCCAAGAAAAACACCGGCTACATTACTTTTCAGTCTGAGGGGAGAGGGGTGGGAAAGGGTGAGAGGTTTCTGTACCATATGTGCCCTCGGCTATGCATGAGACGCGTTTATTTCACGTGCGAACGTGAAGATATGGCCTTATAAAATACGCTTAAACGTTATTTAAGGGGAATAGAAGCTTTGgctatttgaaattttatgtaTGACTTGTATGAGCTGTTGTATGATTGATCCAGACAGTTGCTAAGTTTATGAAGCCACGTTGGACATAGTCATTACAGggaacacattttttttatcgctatTTCGATTGAAATCAGGGGGGAGTGGACGAATTTTCCTACCCCAATTTCGATCATTCGAAACGCGTAGAGAAACGATTTATCTGCTCGCCTCGAGCCCGGACATTTTTACGTGGGGTGACTTCACTCAGGGAAAATGTCGTAACACATTGTGGAGGGCAAATCAAATGAATGATCGGTGAATTTCTGTCAGTGGAGATTTCTCTGTTCTTGAATATGAACTGaaatggatttatttttttatttatgaattgaaCGATCGACGAGATTTGGAtgttttcattccattttccGAGAGTCTGGACAGTTTTCTTTTTTACTTCGGGAAATCTCGTAATTTTCaggggttgaaaaaattgcagatGAAGAACACAAGTTTTCCGGTATTTAGTTTAATCTCAAGTTTCATTTTGTCTTCATTCAACTGACTCATCTCTGCACATCATCCACTTTTCTACTTTTCCCCAGCAGTTGTAATGTTTTTCCTGGAGCCACTTAAACTTACCAGCCCGGAAATACTGCTCATACTCAGGGGTAACTTTTATGAAAGGGAAAAACGACAACGTACATATACCTggtaattaaggaaaaacatCCGGCGAGTGCTCCCTATTTCAGCTCCTTTGTTTCTGATATTACGTAGAAAGAATTCTGAGGGTAACTTTAAAAGACTCATCGGTGAATTTAAACTGACTTCGGAGACAAATAATTATCGAAATCGATAGGATTTGTGGTTCGCCCTGAAAAGGAAGCGATTTCGCGGGATAACAGTTAATTACTTAATAagctggaaaattaattgagacGTGGTTTAATTAGTTTTATCCCCTCAAACGTACTTTCCTTCCCTTCCTAGATAGGAAAAGTCACTGGAGTCAAAGTTAAACTGCTCGGGGGCTGAATGTAACGAGTTTTTATgccatcacttttttttcttctcgtttCAATCTCTTTCacggaaaattataattttcactcTCAGATGTGAACCAGTACTTTGTCAACTTTGTGATTTAATATTGTGATTGCACGAACAATTTATTAGTAGAGTCTTTTGATAGGAGCCATCCTCCATTaggataatttatcaaaagaagaaaaatatcaacgGGAATTTACGTTACGAGAAAATCCATTCATGTTTCTACGATTTTTGAAcagaaacaaaattttatcatCGATTTACTTCAATTCTACAGCAGTTTTCCATTGATGCGATGCATTTAGCAGAGTTTATAATGCCTCCAATGCACTAAAACGGTAATAATGACGTTTTGTGTAAAACTCGCCATAAAATCtcgtcataaaatttttttttcaggaattaCCATTGGCATAGGCGGCGAGGAGATCCTTTAATTGCTGCTGACCGGTCGTTAATTCGACACAACTGACACGAACACTAAATCTGGCACCTGTTCGTTGACGTTGTTCAGCAATTCCTCTAAATAACCACGTTATGGCGCAAGGGATTGCCCCCAGGGTGTGGCCAGCTTCTGGAGTTCCCAGCATTGTGTGAGATTTACCTGAAACAACAATTAActaataatttatcaactaACTGAGAACATCCGTCGGAAATGACAATTATTCGCTCACAAGATAAGCAGAAAATCAGAggaaattgagaatttcatttaattccattattgagaatttaaaattatttagtgCGGAAAATAAAtgctcaattaatttttaattattcctcaATAATTCCTTGAGCAAGTGGTCTGTcgtgccattttttttaatgcaaaatGCGGAATTTCTTAACGAAATGGTAAACGGAGATCAGTTCACCGGTCTCAGTGgagtttttggggaatttctctGAATACAAccgagatagcgaaatttttgtcatgacCTTTATTATGGAACTTAActcgctctacaaaaaaggttttaataaaaatttcgctagCTCCTttagattctgagatattaattaaaaactggTCAGTAGTCTGCAGTGATTCGTCTCGCTTtgcacttcgctactgaataatttttttttcagttgcaattttattctccacgagactttaaatttttttttaattagcacTCGTCATACTAATGTTAGCACAGCATGTACCTGACAGAATGATCTTTCCACAGTGTGCAAATGCAACTGAAATCACCAGATATGTTTCCCCAAATGTATAAAAACATAACATGCACCACAACACGTTTAGACACGTGTAATCCTATACGTAAAAGGACACGTGGCAGTTAATGGCAGTGGAATTTATTACCCCCTGTCGTTTAAATGTTCGCGATTTCACTGATGATATTTTAACGACCTGGCTTCTGTGCTTCCATGCACCACCGGTTCAATACAGCCTCACGTGAACGTTAAATTCAGTACGAAGACGGATAAATAATTCTTTATCGGTGATAATCTTGTGAAGGAATGGGTAATAACGTTGAATAGAAATGTTGAACTTCATTTTTCACATCGCAGAGAATAACGAAGAGTAAAACTTAGACTGAATTTGCACAGTTTATTTCAacattatcattttatttccgTTTTAACGCTACTTTTCTCGTCTGTGTGTTTCGTTTTCCTCGTTACTATATTTTTCAACCCCTCGATGAAATTCCACATTGACATTTACAACGAGAAATCGTGCACCTAAATCCAATAGgacttttcatttgaattttttatctattcCAATGGACATATTGAATGGATTCGATTGTTGGATcgtaaaaacacttttttgttgggagaaaaatatagATTTGAAATAGATAAATATTGTAATCGAAGTCCAATTTAAGTTTTAATGAACCCAGTGACTGGATTGCAATAAACAATGTTATTATGCAGTGGTCTGAGTTGATGAAAAACATTCTTAATTATTCAATCCTTCGAAAAATCGGTAGCGAAGTGGTACATCGAGATGAGTCACTTTTGACTGTggaccagtttttgatgaatatctcggaatggGGGGGAGataccagaatttttattataacattttttgtggagaaaagTCAGTTCTGCAACAAATGTTATAACAAAATTTTCggtatctctcttagattcggaggtTTTGCTCAAAAACTGGACTCAGATTGtgtctcgttttaccacttcgttactgaaatttaaaaaaaagctcatcttttcattttccgcggaaaaatatcaattgttGCGGAAAATCTGGTgcagaatatttctctccagcTCGTAAAGAACGGGATAATCACGTTGAACACAGGAGATgaacttcatttttctcatGTCACGGAATAACGCAGAGAGCAACTGAGACTGAGTTTTCTTCCTTTATCTGAACAGTTTcgttttatttccattttaacGCTACTTTTCTCGTCTGTTTGTTTCATTTCCCTTGTTACCTTAGTCCGTATCTACTCATAGTGATTCTTTTCCTTGGCAACATCCACGCCGCCTTATGATGATGAATTTGCATGCAAACTCGATATCACTACTTAAAATGTAAAACAACTTTGCTCTGCTTTGACTGTATCATGCGCCTTATGACGCAAGTCCTGAGACAGTGCCGATGCAGACCTTTGAATaagaaattctcattttgatttatttagaTGTACATTTTTTACTTTCAATTCTACATAATTGATGAGGCCGTGTTTACCTAGACCAGCGTGCCCGAAGCAGAAGAGACAGCCATCCGTTCCATTTATGACTGCGTGAATCACATCTGTCAGAGCACTCGAGCAGATTTCAGTCTgcaaattaaagaaaaaatattacatgaaataaatttctcaataaaattttgttctctaaattttttttctcatttaaaaaatatcagtttCTTCATCATaactaacaaaaaattccgaattCGCTAAACaacgatttgaaaaattgtccaCCTGTttgatttcgatttttgatgattttcccCAGTTAATTCCCCAATTAAATCCAAtatcaggatttttaattaatatcagGTGAATAAGAAGTGGTGAAATGATAATGACAAGAAAACTATTCGAGAGGACATCGTTAAGGCTATTAACAAAGACCTATATTATGTTCAACACAgaggaaattttccatttatggAAATCAAAGTGAATcggtgaaaattcaaatttgttGTGTTCCGAGTTGAATCGAAGTTTCGTTATTTCATGCCACCGTTCGATAAAACCGTACAGCATATTTCACGAGATCAAAATGTATCGAGACATCCTGGGAGAAATCTAAGGGACGAGAAAGTTGTATGTTGGGACCAAAACAAGATTGAAATCTTTGAGAACGTGAATTGGATAGAGCTGGAGATCGAAAGGGACGTCGAGGGTGGAATGGCTGATGCAAATCTACTGTGGCTCGACAAAGTCGATGGGAGAAAGTCTCGAAATCGAGGTGAACGATTTAATCTTAATTAATAGTAATAGTTTTTCCcagattaaaatttccaactgATTTTCCAATTGAATTCAGCATTTGctcctgaatttttctctcaacttCATGTTACAGTTTATTCTATCATATCATATcacatcacaaaaaaaaaaattaattcacagGGAATATTAATTGCTCGCCATAGTCTCATGCAAAAGGTTAGAGACCTGCGAGTAAACATATTGCACAAGGTTAACTACCCCACAGTGTCACTCCTGCACGGGGTACAAGCCGATGTGACGGTTAATGAAATACGTGACCAGAGCCTCCATCATAATCTCAAACACTTGATTGTACGGTACAACGAGAACTCCGGGAAATATAGGGGATCGTGAGGAGTCGTCAAGGGCTGACGTTAACCAGTAGGTTTGTCCAAGAACCTGCTCTTCCCTCATTCTGCTCCAAGTTTCGTGTAAGCAAGATATACGAGCCACTCGGTGGACCCCCACAAGGctttaatgaaatttacatGAAAACCCATCGAATTCAAGTGGAGCGTTTAAGGATTTTGACAGGCTCTacctttaattgaaatttcgaatatgaaggggggggggggaagggggtggtTAACTAATATTTCAGGTCTGAGAGTGGGATCAACTCTTTAAAattaccgagaaaaaaattgaaaaatgaaaatcttcagctttaaaaaaattctaaattttatTCTGCGGTTAAGGAGACAGTAGAGATCAGAAATTTACAACTCTGAAGGCTTTCatcatttgaaattcatcCCACGTACCTCAGGAGCATCACTCAGCCCTGAAAAATGGACTATCAGACGTTTCAATTACCCCTGAATACAGTCtcattcattttatcattCCC
This window contains:
- the LOC135169388 gene encoding kinesin-like protein CG14535 isoform X1, translated to MDMTAERPRTAGRIAPSGRVTPTVHKSNNARRKAIPVPPPRVPTPMPSANNNHQRSNTNMENVPVMPAPKIEHQGSIDKIAKRYLDDNMQQAWINPRLISMINMEAVTSTDYDSSNLTRSFNQMGFSTYNYLQFEEKYKSRQYLEHQRNPIKSSFASRIFSRQSSDRNEKIEQNYSRSHSQPEKPHHLAYDVRSRSQEFREQMYYQDDGAGKAESRHTKCHRSSNEKNHDNTANVTQDKKESKLGGSDKAEKRDKSCVSIHDKHNHVRQELKINGQGNQLNRPEPVECHLLGHQRNDEPPKYRPLDRPPKYQEDAPRTEPPPKYCEVTRRQEDMKKCQEEKVRRQVGTRGGSGLGAEAPTNLTSITPAAREPRGTSASRQRSNHKQNDIDTNDDQTIKVPHQQSRSNFNGSSSTYVSGGVILGVNSAVLGPEVMIGCPDPKFKGVESYLKSDKQKLDKIKCDTGKLAEKIKSVQDAMYKPHEPGKTKSLHDTAISHVGYKVDNIKYYGELKGFKSYGAIDKPHQYASSDKGHSSHDKSHARSSVKCEKSGYSDKYSENYYHRPVYLKSPALYPPTVFQETKYAYSVNGVPGTPAQASAAAAFFARAAQKWNLSSSPHRRRRSGDENVGSEEPVFPNGYGALLLRSPPPAPPVFLRRIGVKEMTGVGKVKVMLRVSSGDGGSFFNADKRKKQVTLVDPTAGQSSTAEDRRPTVAAPKMFAFDAIFTEEDSQTEICSSALTDVIHAVINGTDGCLFCFGHAGLGKSHTMLGTPEAGHTLGAIPCAITWLFRGIAEQRQRTGARFSVRVSCVELTTGQQQLKDLLAAYANDSEQSPAVYLRDDPFFGSLSLQQHSEIRAPTAERAAFYLDAAVAGRQREDSDAHMLYTLHVYQYSVAGKGGVAGGRSRLHLMDLGNSDRGKAAGGIPLSGLGNILLAIFNGQKHLPYKEHKLTQLLKECLGSLTCHAAMIAHVSPNAQHYTETLTTVQLASRIHRMRRRKIKFVSGGAQGNGSGGSSGEEAARQTSECDPSSSDLSADTVIYVGPGADDATDGEHPPVYLPSLNSGDNRCAMGRALRGSAAERPTKIPEERSPAHKAPKAVKSLTQTASKQTSPAHSATPKASPVRKISSTKVPTSSSKGGNDSPTNSKLPAGTTGGSDEQWIDGPRISKSKVAEARHLLKDPHHKRETWIDGPMQLSSALPGLNSSSTQHGGYGFMDNHKKIMIRKWVENQSSQIQRAKHAASTSTASKDTKPGIFRDMGSFRSFEDGEDDTSLSTVGSDSLRATDVEDCSEKHGAKLNLLNIKSNDDSGLDLTASPGMEESIGQCRLDSAQEDEDDDEEIVVPPPLPLIEPLSNGVSREVSMESLNLSHKDILPSRHSLSSEDEILEIVEVEDLEPVPMQDSCLQVTEEDIALCMGENPLPESDQEEHPLRILSQENLTIVSTFTDSMSVMSDSERYKPQFQQGVNAGMGVLPRPYFDHEDFLEQETRHKFDQLARLHELYQSKLALANVSNSVTYQRENSSAVSVKDVTSNVFRPPSRCQSLSLSDVLFNDNASNHGSIYSEPAYIVGKAEQEKICDNCRQSMSRPATASYWYPSSVAHLASPRRLCGKLGECNISSLRHPDGASNPNLKEEIERIPGNGASGSDPEEEYIEAKKLFTTAERSERTVTGKSDIEEETKVPVNVPLQLSIPSSLPSSGRMQRKLLSLGSSYGLSRESYDSGADSTPKAAKLSPATLSRHRAESSGYDSVVRDSETCSIASDSSRQTSALQEHQAVGQLGEYVQQEQLEGPVILVYTDEDVEILDRRGRLRSEPRGTMSRINNLRLRQRLLKIELRNAKKRLLIPDDRWTYDLHVENSMDWRDPSFLEALEAETSILQKRVEACKSHVLLVTCFDSHPTHRKSEKRIS